The Ancylothrix sp. D3o genome has a window encoding:
- a CDS encoding filamentous hemagglutinin N-terminal domain-containing protein: MKNSLKLALSLGILFAWHKPAPAQIVPDATLPVNSIVTPTGNTFLIEGGSSVGSNLFHSFREFSLGTGDRAIFNNSLTIQNILTRITGTNISNIDGLIAANGKANLFLINPNGIIFGPNAKLNIGGSFFASTADSIALSDGSFFSAKNPNAPPLLTINVPVGLQMGENPGKIQVLGEGHQLSFDSNTLATVRTSRPAGLQVLPGKTLGLLGGDIELIGGNITAEGGIIELGSVSNNLVTLTPIPEGFAFGYENVQNFQNIRLSQAASASTSGNGGGDIQMQARRLEILEGSTILADTLGTANGGTLSVKTTEAVEIIGSPDNFSSSIFASVDPGATGGGGSLSIETPNLLLGNGAIVGADTFGQGNAGALTVRARNVELSAATVMETAAYGGSTGNAGNLTIETGRLVVSNGAQILTFTRDRGNAGDLTVKAQEVEVRGVSSNGRFSSVLAASAELGSTGKGGQLTIETSSLKIAEGAKVGVDTAGSNPAGQVRIKAENLEIYGTAFNGSPSILSADTFSTGNGGELNIEAKTLIVRDGAQIATGTFDKGTGGNLIINASNIELSGATPTAENLSRDFFKDQSGQLLPSGLFASSFGSGNAGTLSVTAGSLRITDRAQISVSSQQGGEAGNLNIIARSLFQDKGTLSAATVQGKQGNITLNIGALQLRNGSAITTNASGESTGGNISLSAETLTALENSDISANSQEARGGQVTINVQGIFGTEYRLFPTPKSDITASGGSPELSGNVQINTPNANPAAGLGTLPSQLSDLSNQIVQGCAASQGNRFVVTGRGGLPDDPSQPLTSQMIWQDMRPLETTETVGDVVEKEPVRGGVFEANSWRLNSRGQVELIVSNAGFQKEGFWYKWPRCRV, encoded by the coding sequence ATGAAAAACTCTTTAAAATTAGCTCTCTCTCTAGGAATTTTATTTGCTTGGCATAAACCGGCACCGGCACAAATTGTCCCCGATGCAACTTTGCCGGTTAATAGTATTGTTACCCCCACCGGCAACACTTTTTTGATAGAAGGCGGATCTTCAGTCGGTAGTAATCTTTTTCACAGTTTTCGAGAATTTTCTCTGGGAACTGGGGATCGTGCCATTTTTAATAATTCCCTAACGATTCAAAATATCCTAACCCGCATCACCGGCACCAACATTTCTAACATTGATGGCTTGATTGCAGCCAATGGCAAGGCCAATTTATTTTTAATTAATCCGAACGGGATTATTTTTGGCCCCAACGCTAAATTAAATATTGGCGGTTCGTTTTTTGCCAGCACAGCCGATAGTATTGCTTTATCAGATGGCAGTTTTTTTAGTGCCAAAAACCCCAACGCGCCGCCGCTTTTAACTATCAATGTGCCGGTGGGTTTACAAATGGGAGAAAACCCCGGAAAAATTCAAGTTTTGGGAGAAGGACATCAATTAAGTTTTGACTCAAATACCTTAGCAACCGTGAGAACTTCTAGGCCGGCAGGCTTGCAAGTTTTACCAGGAAAAACATTAGGTTTATTGGGGGGAGATATTGAGTTAATTGGCGGAAATATTACAGCCGAAGGAGGCATAATAGAACTCGGAAGCGTTAGCAATAATTTGGTGACATTGACGCCAATTCCAGAAGGTTTTGCCTTTGGCTATGAAAACGTCCAAAACTTTCAAAATATTCGCTTAAGTCAAGCTGCCTCAGCTTCCACAAGTGGCAATGGGGGTGGAGATATTCAAATGCAAGCTCGGCGATTAGAAATTTTAGAAGGCTCGACAATTTTAGCCGATACCCTAGGAACAGCCAACGGCGGAACATTAAGCGTAAAAACCACAGAAGCAGTGGAAATTATTGGAAGTCCTGATAATTTTTCGAGTAGTATTTTTGCCTCGGTTGATCCGGGCGCAACTGGCGGGGGGGGTTCTTTAAGCATTGAAACACCGAATTTATTATTAGGAAATGGGGCGATTGTTGGAGCAGATACGTTTGGCCAAGGAAATGCCGGTGCTTTAACAGTGCGAGCCAGAAACGTAGAATTAAGTGCCGCCACCGTCATGGAAACAGCGGCTTATGGGGGTTCCACCGGCAACGCGGGAAATTTAACCATTGAAACAGGCCGTTTAGTTGTCAGCAACGGAGCGCAAATTTTAACCTTTACCCGCGACAGAGGAAATGCCGGTGACTTAACAGTAAAAGCCCAAGAAGTTGAAGTTAGAGGCGTGTCATCTAACGGTAGATTTAGCAGCGTTTTAGCTGCTTCTGCGGAATTGGGATCAACCGGCAAAGGCGGTCAATTAACCATCGAAACTTCATCCTTAAAAATTGCTGAGGGTGCAAAAGTGGGGGTAGATACTGCCGGTTCAAATCCTGCCGGTCAAGTCCGCATAAAAGCAGAGAACCTAGAAATTTATGGCACAGCATTTAATGGCAGCCCAAGTATTTTATCGGCAGATACATTTAGCACGGGAAACGGCGGAGAATTAAACATAGAGGCTAAAACTTTAATTGTCAGAGATGGCGCGCAAATTGCCACAGGAACCTTTGATAAAGGCACTGGGGGAAATTTAATAATTAACGCTTCTAATATTGAATTAAGCGGCGCAACTCCAACGGCAGAAAACTTGAGCCGCGATTTTTTTAAAGATCAGTCTGGGCAGTTATTGCCAAGTGGGTTATTTGCTAGTTCTTTTGGCAGCGGCAATGCCGGCACTCTCTCTGTGACAGCGGGAAGTTTAAGAATAACAGATCGAGCGCAAATTTCTGTGAGTTCTCAACAAGGGGGAGAAGCCGGCAACCTTAATATTATTGCCCGCAGTTTGTTTCAAGACAAAGGCACATTAAGTGCTGCAACAGTGCAAGGCAAACAAGGGAATATTACCCTGAATATAGGAGCCTTACAATTGCGAAATGGCAGTGCAATTACCACTAATGCTTCTGGTGAGTCAACTGGGGGAAATATTTCCTTGTCGGCTGAGACTTTAACGGCTTTAGAAAATAGCGATATTAGCGCCAATTCCCAAGAAGCAAGAGGCGGACAAGTTACGATTAATGTGCAAGGAATTTTTGGCACAGAGTACCGGCTATTTCCGACGCCAAAAAGTGATATTACCGCCAGTGGAGGCAGTCCCGAACTGAGTGGAAATGTGCAAATTAATACGCCTAATGCTAACCCGGCTGCGGGTTTGGGGACATTGCCTTCACAATTGAGCGATTTAAGCAATCAAATTGTACAAGGTTGTGCGGCGTCTCAGGGCAACCGATTTGTTGTCACCGGCAGAGGGGGGTTGCCGGATGATCCTTCTCAACCTTTAACGAGTCAAATGATTTGGCAGGATATGCGTCCTTTGGAAACAACAGAAACAGTGGGGGATGTGGTAGAAAAAGAGCCGGTTAGGGGTGGTGTTTTTGAGGCAAATAGTTGGCGTCTCAATTCACGGGGTCAGGTAGAATTGATTGTTAGTAATGCGGGGTTTCAAAAAGAGGGTTTCTGGTATAAATGGCCGCGTTGTCGGGTTTAG
- a CDS encoding CHAT domain-containing protein — MKGIKGVFKYLFLVVLGLFLVIGGPVFGENKPGDFLEAGRVFYQEGRFFDAVKVWQQGEEVYEKEGNFVKQVLALSYVANGYEALGNLGPAFGAIEQGLKVILNLEESQEKSQVYAKILMSQGSVQLARGEAEAALNSWQLAEKVYASLDDKVGVLGSQVNQAQALQSLGFYRQAKNLLENVYEAQKLQPDSLLKASSVQSLGVALQKVGDLQKSQEVLEESLAVLLRLNAGNEQGAVLLSLGNTARGLKDYSRALDYYHKTAEIARDNLLKIEAKVNELSLLVELEKWGEAKILVEEIKPEIGSLPVRRSAVYAMVNFAQSLIKIPDAEKNLPEVAKILANAVQQAKSKQDRRAESYALFQLGSLYENTQQLKEARSLTLQAIALAEAISAEDILARSQANLGKILKEQGEIAAATNAYKEAVETLQTLRRNLVAINQDVQFSFQESVEPVYRELVSLLLDPAAVPDQQVSQENLKQARLVIEALQLAELDNFFREACLDVKPQQVEKIDPKAAVIYPIILAEKLTVIFSLPARPLQYYSTDLAKPEVEKVVDDYYQSFNILFPTAKRLELAQKVYHWLVEPAEEELAASDIQTLVFVPDGVLRNVPMAALYDGQKYLIEKYSLAITPGLQLLPPQILDKSNLKTLTGGLTEARQGFGALPAVKLEVENISSEVPATVFLNQEFTEKRLQERLLSSGYSVVHFATHGQFSSNPEETFILTWDEKIKVREFENLLRSRSREENPIELLVLSACQTAAGDRRAALGLAGVAMRSGARSTMGTLWSVQDLSTAKLMSEFYEQLTLTGVSKASALRHAQLSLLKQDRFSHPFYWAAFILVGNWL; from the coding sequence TTGAAGGGGATAAAGGGAGTATTTAAGTATCTATTTTTGGTTGTTTTGGGGCTTTTCTTGGTGATTGGGGGGCCGGTCTTTGGAGAAAATAAGCCAGGGGATTTTTTGGAAGCGGGGAGGGTTTTTTATCAGGAAGGCCGGTTTTTTGATGCGGTGAAAGTTTGGCAGCAAGGTGAGGAGGTTTATGAGAAAGAGGGGAATTTTGTTAAGCAGGTTTTGGCGTTGAGTTATGTGGCTAATGGTTATGAGGCTTTGGGGAATTTGGGGCCGGCTTTTGGGGCGATTGAGCAAGGTTTAAAGGTGATTTTAAATTTAGAAGAAAGTCAGGAAAAAAGCCAAGTTTATGCCAAAATTTTAATGAGCCAAGGCAGTGTACAGCTTGCTAGAGGAGAAGCAGAAGCGGCTTTGAATTCTTGGCAGTTGGCTGAAAAAGTTTATGCTTCTTTAGATGATAAGGTTGGGGTTTTGGGAAGCCAGGTAAATCAAGCTCAAGCTTTGCAAAGTTTGGGGTTTTACCGGCAAGCAAAGAATCTTTTAGAAAATGTTTATGAAGCTCAGAAATTGCAGCCAGATTCTTTGTTAAAGGCAAGCAGTGTACAAAGTTTGGGTGTGGCTTTACAAAAAGTTGGAGATTTGCAGAAATCCCAAGAAGTTTTAGAGGAAAGTTTGGCGGTTTTGTTGCGATTAAATGCTGGCAATGAGCAAGGTGCGGTGTTATTGAGTTTGGGCAATACGGCGCGGGGTTTAAAGGATTATTCAAGGGCTTTGGATTATTACCATAAAACAGCGGAAATAGCAAGGGATAATTTGTTAAAAATTGAAGCTAAAGTTAATGAATTAAGTTTGTTGGTGGAGTTGGAAAAGTGGGGAGAAGCGAAAATTTTAGTTGAAGAAATTAAACCGGAAATTGGCTCTTTGCCGGTGCGCCGGTCGGCGGTTTATGCGATGGTGAATTTTGCCCAAAGTTTGATAAAAATTCCCGATGCGGAAAAAAATTTACCCGAAGTGGCGAAAATTTTGGCAAATGCTGTTCAGCAGGCAAAAAGTAAACAAGACCGGCGGGCAGAATCTTATGCTCTTTTTCAGCTAGGTTCTTTGTATGAAAATACTCAGCAATTAAAGGAAGCGCGAAGTTTAACTCTGCAAGCAATTGCTCTGGCGGAAGCCATTAGCGCCGAAGATATTCTCGCTCGATCTCAAGCGAATCTTGGCAAAATATTGAAAGAACAAGGGGAAATTGCAGCGGCGACTAATGCTTACAAAGAAGCAGTGGAAACTTTGCAAACTTTGCGGCGAAATTTGGTGGCAATTAATCAGGATGTGCAGTTTTCTTTTCAAGAAAGTGTGGAGCCGGTTTATCGGGAATTGGTGAGTTTGTTGTTAGATCCTGCGGCGGTGCCCGATCAACAAGTCAGCCAAGAAAATCTCAAGCAAGCACGCCTGGTGATCGAAGCTTTACAATTGGCAGAATTGGATAATTTTTTCCGCGAGGCGTGTTTGGATGTGAAACCGCAGCAAGTTGAGAAGATAGATCCAAAAGCAGCGGTGATTTATCCGATTATTTTAGCCGAAAAATTAACGGTGATTTTCTCTTTGCCGGCTAGACCTCTGCAATATTATTCTACCGACTTGGCAAAACCGGAAGTTGAGAAAGTTGTAGATGATTATTATCAGTCTTTTAATATTCTGTTTCCGACAGCAAAGCGGTTAGAACTAGCACAAAAAGTTTATCACTGGTTGGTAGAACCGGCAGAAGAAGAATTAGCCGCCAGCGATATACAAACTTTGGTTTTTGTACCCGATGGGGTGTTGCGAAATGTACCAATGGCCGCGCTTTATGATGGCCAAAAGTATTTGATAGAAAAATATAGTCTAGCGATTACTCCAGGGTTACAACTTTTGCCGCCGCAAATTTTGGATAAATCTAATTTAAAAACTTTGACGGGGGGTTTGACCGAGGCGCGTCAAGGATTTGGGGCCTTACCGGCAGTAAAATTAGAAGTGGAGAATATTTCTTCTGAAGTACCGGCAACGGTTTTTCTTAATCAGGAGTTTACGGAGAAACGATTACAAGAAAGGCTGCTTTCTTCTGGTTATTCTGTGGTTCATTTTGCAACTCATGGGCAGTTTAGTTCTAATCCCGAAGAAACCTTTATTTTGACTTGGGATGAAAAAATTAAAGTCAGAGAATTTGAAAATTTATTGCGCTCAAGAAGCCGCGAAGAAAATCCAATAGAATTACTGGTTTTGAGTGCTTGTCAAACGGCTGCCGGCGACCGACGGGCTGCATTAGGTTTAGCAGGGGTTGCAATGCGTTCAGGGGCTCGCAGTACAATGGGAACGCTTTGGTCTGTGCAAGATTTATCAACGGCAAAGTTGATGAGTGAGTTTTACGAGCAACTAACCTTAACAGGTGTGTCGAAAGCTTCGGCGCTACGCCATGCACAGCTATCACTTTTGAAACAAGACCGCTTTAGCCATCCGTTTTATTGGGCTGCTTTTATTTTGGTGGGAAATTGGCTTTGA
- a CDS encoding DUF928 domain-containing protein, whose product MKRSPVAFMLSLSLSLGLAMVPLSKTQAQSSSTTNVQMPLPVNSITFEPPGEGKPADTAGGASRGIGCVSRQMPATCVTALMPATQSGLTLAERPTFFVYIPESSGKQVFFSLTNSEGNYQYQTKFPLTQTGGIISFKLPDDAQALKVGESYQWAFIITGPQGLQPDSPGVKGEIKRISASPELNNQLQNAKTLIEQAAVYGKAGIWFDMMVSLAEQKRLEPSDPTLTNAWDKLLTSEGVDATIASKPLL is encoded by the coding sequence ATGAAACGTTCTCCGGTCGCTTTTATGTTATCTTTGAGCCTGTCTTTGGGACTTGCGATGGTTCCGCTCTCAAAAACCCAGGCACAGTCAAGCTCGACAACCAATGTTCAAATGCCCCTCCCCGTCAACAGCATTACGTTTGAACCCCCTGGGGAAGGCAAACCTGCGGATACAGCAGGAGGAGCATCACGCGGTATAGGGTGCGTTTCCAGACAAATGCCGGCAACTTGTGTGACAGCTTTAATGCCGGCAACTCAAAGCGGTTTAACTTTGGCAGAACGTCCGACATTTTTTGTTTATATCCCCGAAAGTTCTGGCAAACAAGTGTTTTTCTCTTTAACTAACTCTGAGGGCAATTACCAATATCAAACTAAATTTCCTCTCACCCAAACCGGCGGAATTATTAGTTTTAAACTACCCGATGATGCCCAGGCTTTGAAAGTAGGAGAAAGTTATCAGTGGGCGTTTATTATTACCGGCCCTCAAGGACTCCAGCCCGATAGTCCGGGGGTGAAAGGAGAAATTAAACGCATTTCAGCATCACCGGAATTGAACAATCAACTACAAAATGCCAAAACCCTGATAGAACAGGCAGCAGTTTATGGAAAAGCAGGCATTTGGTTTGATATGATGGTAAGCCTTGCCGAACAAAAACGCTTAGAACCTTCTGATCCAACCTTGACAAATGCTTGGGATAAGCTACTTACCAGTGAAGGGGTAGATGCAACTATTGCCAGCAAACCTTTATTGTAA
- a CDS encoding CHASE2 domain-containing protein, with amino-acid sequence MWQKVKKQFAKRLAKLKRSSNLSYRKGWGVLIIGPAVGVGVIGATYLGVFQLLEWAVLDRFFLMRPLEAPDERIVIVTIDESDIQYVKQWPATDEVLAELLEKIRKMEPRAIGLDIFRDLAVPPGHEKLQEIFRTTPNLIGVEKVVGKPVEPPPVLAEFERVSMADLVLDADGKVRRALLSVRVDKGKTKLSLGTQLGLMYLEKEGIALRMINPAKQHLGLGKAVFVPFARNDGAYVGGDAGGYQILLNYRGPRENFYTVSLKDVLEDKVSPAQLKDRLVLIGATGISLNDVFFTPYSNSVAKAPIRTPGVVIHANIASQIISAAMDGRPLIKVWDEKFEWLWLMLWSFVGAGGGWLICEAKNLNKNFFIKWAVRGAFLAGLSASLMGGSYVFFLATWWVPVVSPLLAFAGSAVLVFAYHTQELQRSQEAQLAQFLEAMPVGVAVLDAAGHPYFMNKLGKKLLGQGVKADATKSRIAEVYGCYVAGTNELYPNERQPILRALKGEVSSVDDLEIHIGDQVIPLEAWGTPIYDADGKVAYALSAFQDITERKKAQRDLAEMLDELFKANCNLQKALDAEFNITDAYGRFVPHEFLYFLGYESILDVKLGDNVQLDMAILFADIRDFTTLSETMNPEDNFKFINAYLSRMEPAIAENNGFIDKYIGDAIMALFSGGADDAIKAGISMLQKLAEYNATRGTPKRPCIQIGIGINTGSLMLGTVGGESRMNSTVISDAVNLASRMEGLTKNYGVSLLISHHTFSRLEDSTQYCIRLIDSVKVKGKSEKVSVFEVFDADPPDIKQRKLATKPLFEEAILLYYMQSFREAGQKFQECCQLNPQDRVSQIYLERCQNCLKDNYPTNNSFPSSEW; translated from the coding sequence ATGTGGCAAAAGGTAAAAAAGCAATTCGCTAAGCGCCTCGCCAAGCTCAAAAGAAGCAGTAACCTCAGCTATCGCAAAGGTTGGGGCGTTTTGATAATTGGGCCGGCAGTGGGAGTGGGGGTAATTGGGGCGACTTATTTAGGCGTGTTTCAACTTTTGGAGTGGGCTGTTTTGGATCGGTTTTTTCTGATGCGCCCGTTGGAAGCCCCAGACGAGCGTATTGTGATCGTCACAATTGACGAATCTGATATCCAGTATGTGAAACAGTGGCCGGCAACTGATGAGGTGCTGGCTGAGTTGTTGGAAAAAATTCGTAAGATGGAACCCAGAGCAATTGGTCTGGATATTTTTCGAGATTTAGCGGTGCCACCAGGCCATGAGAAATTACAGGAAATTTTTAGAACAACTCCCAATTTGATTGGTGTTGAAAAAGTGGTTGGTAAGCCGGTAGAACCACCGCCGGTTTTGGCCGAGTTTGAGCGGGTTTCAATGGCGGATCTTGTTCTGGATGCCGATGGCAAAGTGCGGCGTGCTTTGCTTTCTGTGAGGGTAGATAAAGGCAAAACTAAATTAAGTTTAGGCACACAATTGGGGCTGATGTATTTAGAAAAAGAAGGCATCGCCTTGCGAATGATTAACCCAGCAAAGCAGCATTTAGGGTTAGGAAAAGCGGTGTTTGTTCCTTTTGCCCGCAATGATGGTGCTTATGTGGGTGGGGATGCCGGTGGCTATCAAATTTTATTGAATTATCGCGGGCCGCGAGAAAATTTTTATACGGTTTCCCTAAAAGATGTTTTAGAAGACAAAGTTTCACCGGCCCAACTTAAAGACCGTTTAGTGTTGATTGGCGCCACCGGCATTAGCCTTAATGATGTTTTTTTTACGCCCTACAGTAACAGTGTTGCCAAGGCACCCATTCGCACGCCTGGGGTTGTTATTCACGCGAATATTGCCAGCCAAATTATCAGCGCGGCAATGGATGGCCGGCCTTTAATTAAAGTTTGGGATGAAAAGTTTGAGTGGTTGTGGCTGATGCTGTGGTCGTTTGTGGGGGCCGGTGGGGGCTGGCTTATCTGTGAAGCCAAAAATCTTAACAAGAATTTTTTTATTAAATGGGCAGTTCGTGGCGCTTTTTTAGCCGGGTTGAGTGCGTCTTTAATGGGGGGTAGTTATGTATTTTTTCTGGCGACTTGGTGGGTGCCGGTGGTTTCTCCCCTCCTGGCTTTCGCAGGTTCAGCCGTTCTCGTTTTTGCTTACCATACTCAAGAATTGCAACGATCTCAGGAGGCGCAGTTGGCGCAATTTTTGGAAGCAATGCCGGTGGGAGTGGCGGTGCTGGATGCGGCAGGTCATCCTTATTTTATGAATAAACTAGGAAAAAAATTGCTCGGTCAAGGTGTCAAGGCCGATGCTACAAAAAGCAGAATTGCCGAAGTTTATGGCTGTTATGTTGCCGGTACTAATGAACTTTACCCCAACGAACGGCAGCCAATCCTGAGAGCCCTTAAAGGCGAAGTTTCTTCTGTTGATGACCTCGAAATTCACATCGGGGATCAAGTCATACCGCTGGAAGCTTGGGGAACACCTATTTATGATGCTGATGGCAAAGTTGCTTATGCCCTGTCGGCGTTTCAAGACATTACAGAACGCAAAAAAGCCCAACGTGATCTAGCAGAAATGCTCGATGAACTTTTTAAAGCCAATTGCAATTTACAAAAAGCCCTCGATGCGGAGTTTAATATCACCGATGCCTACGGACGCTTTGTACCCCACGAATTTCTTTACTTTTTGGGATATGAGAGCATTTTAGATGTCAAATTAGGCGATAATGTTCAGCTAGATATGGCGATTTTGTTTGCCGATATTCGAGATTTCACTACCCTCAGCGAAACTATGAATCCCGAAGATAATTTTAAGTTTATTAATGCTTATTTATCTCGGATGGAACCGGCCATTGCTGAAAATAATGGGTTTATTGATAAATATATTGGCGATGCGATTATGGCCCTGTTTAGTGGGGGCGCTGATGATGCCATAAAAGCCGGAATTTCTATGTTGCAAAAACTTGCAGAATATAACGCAACAAGAGGCACACCAAAGCGTCCCTGTATTCAGATAGGAATAGGCATCAATACGGGATCATTAATGTTAGGCACTGTCGGGGGAGAAAGTCGCATGAATAGCACCGTTATTTCCGATGCAGTCAATTTAGCTTCTCGCATGGAAGGCTTAACAAAAAACTATGGAGTTTCTCTATTAATTTCTCATCATACTTTTTCTCGTTTAGAAGATAGCACCCAATATTGTATTCGCTTAATTGATAGTGTAAAAGTCAAAGGCAAATCAGAAAAAGTATCAGTCTTTGAAGTTTTCGATGCCGATCCACCGGACATTAAACAGCGCAAGTTAGCCACTAAACCACTTTTTGAAGAAGCAATTTTGCTTTATTATATGCAGTCTTTTCGAGAGGCTGGCCAAAAATTTCAAGAATGCTGTCAGCTAAACCCTCAAGATCGTGTTTCCCAAATTTATCTCGAACGCTGCCAAAATTGCCTAAAAGACAATTATCCCACCAATAATTCTTTCCCGTCTTCTGAATGGTAA
- a CDS encoding fused MFS/spermidine synthase, translating into MMLIIFSATLFISAFLLFWVQLMVAKMILPLLGGSPSVWNTCQLFFQAVLLLGYGYSHLTTQRWGLRRQAIFHSFLLFLPVAFLPLTLTKYWLPPQNANPIFWLLALLLVSVGLPFFVISTTAPLMQKWFASTPNSSQNDPYFLYSASNLGSMLGLLFYPIFIEPNFSLSQQSWAWSAGYGLLIFLTLCCAGFLAKKKFKPTKGEMPVYPPADATPGELPLQTEAGESLDPPTLKQQLQWLFLAFIPSSLLLGITTYLTVDLAAIPLLWAVPLALYLLTFILAFAPTNLLPIPIFSKSLPLFFSPLIILSLLKILQPIGLLLPLHLTGFFIATGLFHAKLAQLRPPVQYLTKFYLWVAFGGVLGGIFNALLAPAIFPTISEYPLIMLLSLLLLQTPLFPKNNPKSKILPLSLGLLLGALLGGFTLDNFFKNALVFACGVALLAAIYYIFTLSKWRFVAGALLILMLAQFSIGNLGGLLYSERSFFGVNRVVYDKRGNYHSLLHGTTLHGRQSLDPKRQQEPLTYFHPTGPIGQLFQYLNSQQKLKNIAVLGLGIGTLAAYSQPGQNWTFYEIDPSVKKIASDPRYFTFLKNAKSPYQIILGDARLKIAEVGKNSYDLIVMDAFSSDSIPVHLITKEALELYSTKLAKNGIIAVNISNRYLNVEPVLAALAENLNFAALRQLQKEMSPAEKEMGKSASHWVIFAQNREDFGKLTADSRWQTLPKTKNAPLWTDEYSNIFSLLRF; encoded by the coding sequence ATGATGTTGATTATTTTTTCTGCCACACTCTTTATCAGCGCTTTCTTACTGTTTTGGGTGCAGTTGATGGTCGCTAAAATGATTTTACCCCTCTTAGGTGGTTCTCCTTCTGTCTGGAATACTTGTCAATTATTTTTTCAAGCAGTTTTATTGTTAGGCTATGGTTATTCTCACCTGACGACGCAACGCTGGGGACTCCGCCGACAGGCTATTTTTCACAGCTTTTTGCTATTTTTACCTGTGGCTTTTTTACCCCTTACTCTCACAAAATATTGGCTTCCTCCCCAAAATGCTAATCCTATTTTTTGGTTACTTGCTTTACTTCTCGTCTCCGTAGGTTTGCCTTTTTTTGTGATTTCTACCACTGCTCCTTTAATGCAGAAATGGTTTGCTTCTACGCCCAATTCTTCCCAAAATGATCCTTATTTTCTCTACAGCGCCAGTAACCTCGGCAGTATGTTAGGGTTGCTTTTCTATCCCATTTTTATTGAACCCAATTTCTCGCTTTCTCAGCAAAGTTGGGCGTGGTCTGCCGGCTATGGATTATTGATATTTTTAACATTATGTTGTGCCGGTTTTTTGGCTAAAAAAAAATTCAAACCAACCAAAGGCGAGATGCCTGTGTACCCTCCCGCCGACGCAACCCCAGGCGAATTGCCCCTACAAACCGAGGCTGGAGAAAGCTTAGATCCCCCCACACTCAAACAACAATTGCAGTGGTTATTCCTCGCTTTTATTCCTTCCAGCTTGCTGCTAGGAATAACAACCTATTTAACCGTTGATTTAGCAGCAATTCCGCTTTTATGGGCTGTGCCTTTAGCCTTATATTTACTGACATTTATCTTAGCCTTTGCACCGACTAACTTGTTGCCTATTCCGATATTTTCTAAAAGTTTACCGCTATTTTTCTCTCCCCTAATTATTTTATCATTGCTAAAAATATTACAACCCATCGGCTTATTATTACCCTTACACTTAACCGGCTTTTTTATCGCTACCGGCTTATTTCATGCCAAACTTGCCCAACTTCGCCCCCCCGTTCAATACCTCACCAAATTTTACCTTTGGGTTGCCTTTGGCGGCGTTTTGGGAGGCATATTTAACGCCCTTCTCGCACCGGCCATCTTTCCCACAATCTCCGAATATCCTTTAATAATGCTTTTAAGTTTGCTACTCTTGCAAACACCCCTCTTTCCAAAAAATAATCCCAAATCCAAAATATTGCCCCTCAGTTTAGGGCTATTATTGGGTGCATTACTCGGAGGATTTACCCTTGATAACTTTTTCAAAAATGCTCTTGTTTTTGCCTGCGGAGTTGCTTTACTAGCAGCCATTTATTATATTTTTACCTTGAGCAAATGGCGCTTTGTAGCCGGGGCTTTATTAATCTTAATGTTAGCGCAATTTTCCATCGGTAACTTAGGAGGGCTTTTATATAGCGAACGGAGCTTTTTTGGCGTTAACAGAGTCGTCTACGATAAACGAGGAAACTATCACAGTTTACTACACGGAACAACCTTACACGGCAGACAAAGCCTAGATCCTAAACGCCAGCAAGAACCCTTAACCTATTTTCATCCCACCGGCCCCATCGGACAATTATTTCAATATCTCAACAGCCAACAAAAATTAAAAAACATAGCAGTTTTAGGCTTAGGAATAGGCACTCTCGCAGCCTACAGCCAACCAGGACAAAATTGGACATTTTATGAAATAGATCCCAGTGTCAAAAAAATTGCCAGCGACCCCCGTTATTTCACCTTCTTAAAAAACGCCAAATCCCCCTATCAAATAATTTTAGGAGATGCCCGCCTGAAAATAGCCGAAGTCGGCAAAAACTCTTATGATTTAATTGTCATGGATGCCTTTAGCTCCGATTCAATACCCGTTCATTTAATCACCAAAGAAGCCCTAGAATTATACTCGACAAAACTAGCAAAAAATGGTATAATAGCCGTCAACATTTCTAACCGATATTTGAATGTCGAGCCGGTGTTAGCAGCCTTAGCAGAAAACTTAAATTTTGCCGCCTTACGACAATTACAGAAAGAAATGTCACCGGCAGAAAAAGAAATGGGAAAATCCGCCTCACACTGGGTGATATTTGCTCAAAACCGCGAAGACTTTGGCAAATTAACCGCAGATAGCCGGTGGCAAACCCTCCCCAAAACAAAAAATGCACCCCTCTGGACAGACGAATATTCAAATATTTTCAGTTTGTTGCGATTTTAA